The following are encoded together in the Actinoplanes sp. N902-109 genome:
- a CDS encoding ABC transporter ATP-binding protein gives MTVTMGQAVRSPVAAVELAGVVKRFGAVTAVDGVDLRIGPGEVVALLGPNGAGKTSTVDMVLGLSQPSQGSVRVYGREPREAVALGLVSAVMQSGGLLKDYTVEETVRLTAVLFGRPRSQVEAVLQRAGIAEIRGRLVGRCSGGQQQRLRFAMALLPDPELLILDEPTTGMDVAGRHEFWSAIRADARSGRTVIFATHYLEEADAYADRVVFVRRGKVVADGSAAQVKAMVSGRTVRATLPGADESVLAALPGVDSVEVRGDVVLVRAGDTDAVARFLLTCTAARDLEIVSRNLEDAFLALTGEDR, from the coding sequence ATGACGGTGACGATGGGGCAGGCGGTGCGGTCGCCGGTGGCGGCGGTGGAGCTGGCCGGTGTGGTGAAGCGGTTCGGGGCGGTGACCGCGGTGGACGGGGTGGATCTGCGGATCGGGCCGGGGGAGGTGGTGGCGTTGCTGGGGCCCAACGGTGCGGGCAAGACGAGCACGGTGGACATGGTGCTGGGGTTGTCGCAGCCGTCGCAGGGTTCGGTGCGGGTGTACGGGCGTGAGCCGCGGGAGGCGGTGGCGCTGGGGCTGGTGTCGGCGGTGATGCAGTCGGGCGGGTTGCTCAAGGACTACACGGTCGAGGAGACGGTGCGGTTGACGGCGGTGTTGTTCGGGCGGCCGCGTTCGCAGGTGGAGGCGGTGCTGCAGCGGGCGGGGATCGCGGAGATCCGGGGCCGGTTGGTGGGCAGGTGCTCGGGTGGGCAGCAGCAGCGGTTGCGGTTCGCGATGGCGTTGCTGCCGGATCCGGAGTTGTTGATCCTGGATGAGCCGACGACGGGGATGGATGTGGCGGGCCGGCACGAGTTCTGGTCGGCGATCCGGGCGGATGCGCGTTCGGGGCGCACGGTGATCTTCGCGACGCATTATCTGGAGGAGGCGGATGCCTATGCCGACCGGGTGGTGTTCGTGCGGCGGGGCAAGGTGGTGGCTGACGGGTCGGCGGCGCAGGTGAAGGCGATGGTGTCGGGGCGTACGGTGCGGGCGACGCTGCCGGGGGCCGACGAGTCGGTGCTGGCTGCTCTGCCGGGGGTGGATTCGGTGGAGGTGCGTGGTGATGTGGTGCTGGTGCGGGCGGGTGACACCGATGCGGTGGCGCGGTTCTTGCTGACGTGCACGGCGGCGCGGGATCTGGAGATCGTGTCGCGCAATCTTGAGGATGCGTTCCTGGCGTTGACGGGGGAGGACCGGTGA
- a CDS encoding IucA/IucC family siderophore biosynthesis protein: MLGVAEEGPGALDDNGPVPVSDPDPTLAELSAVRPGLTGAYQRARPRARAEILARLLGALDREPLPAGTPTVRYPAAAAQPFAAVTPGLTAHVGTTAITDPAELAGALGWPQPFRAEIANSVANLALAYADPAPPGPAPLLSGTPPLADLEQLVTDGHPLHPCCRTRTGMSAGEVLRYAPEHRPTLRLHRLAVPRQRWHGAGPPVLLAHPWQAERLLAAHPWLTPAGLSAPVRPLMSLRTLDAGSEHIKTAVDVQMTSAVRTVSPAAVHNGPRLSVLLRRLTADLPLDVLAETHAGAVIVDGAPSRHLAHLRRAAPVLRPGEVVLPLAALAAADPYDNRPVLLHAAPDPYAWWQALTGLLVPALLTVLQRGVALEAHGQNTLVVLDRRRHPVRLVYRDFGGVRVSPARLRAAGHEVPPLHGDLVSDDPQVLRTKVAAAALGTVAGQLIAVLTRAGADPGKLWGVLAQQLTATGTADVRALLSRPLPVKATTAMRLATDPLSDVWAQLDNPMAAS, encoded by the coding sequence ATGTTAGGGGTGGCGGAGGAGGGCCCGGGAGCGCTCGACGACAATGGACCCGTGCCCGTCAGCGACCCCGATCCGACCCTGGCCGAGCTGTCGGCCGTGCGCCCGGGGCTGACCGGCGCCTACCAGCGCGCCCGGCCCCGGGCCCGCGCCGAGATCCTGGCCCGGCTGCTGGGCGCCCTCGACCGCGAACCGCTGCCGGCGGGCACCCCCACGGTGCGCTACCCGGCCGCGGCCGCCCAGCCGTTCGCCGCCGTCACCCCCGGGCTGACCGCGCACGTCGGCACCACGGCGATCACCGACCCGGCCGAGCTGGCCGGCGCGCTGGGCTGGCCGCAGCCGTTCCGCGCCGAGATCGCCAACAGCGTGGCCAACCTGGCGCTGGCCTACGCCGATCCCGCCCCGCCCGGCCCCGCTCCCCTGCTCAGCGGCACCCCGCCGCTGGCCGACCTGGAACAGCTGGTCACCGACGGGCATCCGCTGCACCCGTGCTGCCGCACCCGCACCGGCATGAGCGCCGGCGAGGTGCTGCGCTACGCCCCGGAACACCGGCCCACGCTGCGACTGCACCGGCTGGCTGTGCCGCGGCAGCGCTGGCACGGCGCCGGCCCGCCGGTGCTGCTGGCCCACCCCTGGCAGGCCGAGCGGCTGCTGGCCGCGCACCCCTGGCTCACCCCGGCCGGGCTGAGCGCGCCGGTGCGCCCGCTGATGTCGCTGCGCACCCTCGACGCCGGCAGCGAGCACATCAAGACCGCAGTGGACGTGCAGATGACCTCGGCGGTGCGCACGGTCTCCCCGGCGGCGGTGCACAACGGACCCCGGCTGTCGGTGCTGCTGCGCCGGCTGACCGCGGACCTGCCGCTGGACGTGCTGGCCGAAACCCACGCCGGGGCGGTGATCGTGGACGGTGCCCCCAGCCGGCACCTGGCCCACCTGCGCCGGGCCGCGCCCGTGCTGCGCCCCGGCGAGGTGGTGCTGCCGCTGGCGGCGCTGGCCGCTGCCGACCCGTACGACAACCGGCCGGTGCTGCTGCACGCCGCACCCGACCCGTACGCCTGGTGGCAGGCCCTGACCGGGTTGCTGGTCCCGGCGCTGCTGACCGTGCTGCAGCGCGGGGTGGCGCTGGAGGCGCACGGGCAGAACACCCTGGTGGTGCTGGACCGCCGGCGCCACCCGGTGCGCCTGGTCTACCGCGACTTCGGCGGGGTGCGGGTCAGCCCGGCCCGGCTGCGCGCGGCCGGTCACGAGGTGCCGCCGCTGCACGGTGACCTGGTCAGCGACGACCCGCAGGTGCTGCGCACCAAGGTGGCCGCAGCCGCGCTGGGCACCGTGGCCGGACAGCTGATCGCCGTGCTGACCCGCGCCGGCGCCGACCCGGGCAAGCTGTGGGGCGTGCTGGCGCAGCAGCTCACGGCCACCGGCACCGCCGACGTGCGGGCCCTGCTCAGCCGGCCGCTGCCGGTCAAGGCGACCACCGCGATGCGGCTGGCCACCGATCCGCTCAGCGACGTGTGGGCGCAGCTGGACAACCCGATGGCGGCGTCGTGA
- a CDS encoding NAD-dependent epimerase/dehydratase family protein, with translation MRTLILGGTEFAGRHLAQQALDRGHHVTVLNRGHNPPPPGVDARTGDRTRPDALAALGTDTYDIVIDTWSWAPSAVRDAARTLSGRAGHYTYISSRSVYTDDFTPPLTETSPTVPADPDAEADNDYAAAKRGAELAAEREFAGPVLHARAGLILGPDENIGRLPWWLTRLHTGGPTLAPGPQDLPLQLIDVRDLATFVLDAAAAGLTGAYNTVSAPGHTTMGELLEIATEVTGSRAELRWTDPQIILDAGIQPWTELPIWLPPGPDHDYIHSGDVSKVLAAGLRTRPVRETVADTWAWMQTLTGTPAGRAGRSPVGLAPGKEAAVLEKANL, from the coding sequence ATGCGAACCCTGATCCTCGGCGGCACCGAATTCGCCGGCCGGCACCTCGCCCAGCAGGCCCTCGACCGCGGCCACCACGTCACCGTGCTCAACCGCGGGCACAACCCGCCCCCACCCGGCGTCGACGCCCGCACCGGCGACCGCACCCGCCCCGACGCCCTCGCCGCCCTCGGCACCGACACCTACGACATCGTCATCGACACCTGGTCCTGGGCCCCCAGCGCCGTACGCGACGCCGCCCGCACCCTGTCCGGGCGCGCCGGGCACTACACCTACATCTCCAGCCGCAGCGTCTACACCGACGACTTCACCCCACCGCTGACCGAGACCAGCCCCACCGTGCCCGCCGACCCCGACGCCGAAGCCGACAACGACTACGCCGCCGCCAAACGCGGCGCCGAACTCGCCGCCGAGCGCGAGTTCGCCGGACCCGTCCTGCACGCCCGCGCCGGACTCATCCTCGGCCCCGACGAGAACATCGGCCGGCTGCCCTGGTGGCTCACCCGCCTGCACACCGGCGGCCCCACCCTCGCCCCCGGCCCGCAGGACCTGCCCCTGCAGCTCATCGACGTACGCGACCTGGCCACCTTCGTGCTCGATGCCGCCGCCGCGGGACTCACCGGCGCGTACAACACCGTCAGCGCCCCCGGGCACACCACCATGGGCGAACTGCTCGAGATCGCCACCGAGGTCACCGGTTCGCGCGCCGAGCTGCGCTGGACCGACCCGCAGATCATCCTCGACGCCGGTATCCAGCCGTGGACCGAGCTGCCGATCTGGCTGCCACCGGGCCCCGACCACGACTACATCCACTCCGGCGACGTCAGCAAGGTGCTGGCCGCGGGCCTGCGGACCCGCCCGGTGCGCGAGACCGTCGCGGACACCTGGGCCTGGATGCAGACCCTGACCGGTACGCCCGCGGGCCGCGCCGGACGTAGCCCGGTGGGGCTGGCCCCCGGCAAGGAAGCAGCCGTGCTCGAGAAAGCAAATTTGTAG